The sequence below is a genomic window from Apodemus sylvaticus chromosome 6, mApoSyl1.1, whole genome shotgun sequence.
TTAAAGGCAACTTAATTgcctttaaaatttgtttttcatagaAAGAAGAGATATGTTTCTTAAATAAACAGTGTTATGTAAAACTGTTTagtaataaaaagagagaaagaactgaatGAAGACCAGCAAATAGTTATCCTAAGCAGGAGTATACCTGCCACCTGTGGTCTTACATTCATTCGAAATAGATGTTGGATTCCGGATTCTGAAACTAAGTTTCTATTACTTGAGCTCTAGCAAAATATAAGTTTCTGTAGCCTCAACTAGTATAATGTCTTCCTTGTCCAAATCCAGAATGACTATACTGATAGCCTCCATGTTGGAAGTGCTGTTCAAACTGGCCCCCTTGGTGATAAGTCtggctccctcttcctccccagcctcctccctgGCTTCCACGTCCTCCCCGTCCTCCCCGACCACCTCTTCCCCCACGACCACTGCCTCGTTCGCCGTGGTGCCCACCATCTTGGTATCTATTGTCCTGCTGGTACCCACCGCCCTGGTATCCACTTCCTGTATATGAAGATGCTTGGAAGCCACCATAGCCACCACCTTGGTAGCCACTGCTGTGGCCGCTGTGATAGCCACCAGGCTGGAAGCCCGACTCTCGATAGCTCCCATCCTGGTAGCCACCTCCACTCCCACTGCCTCCATCTGTCCAGCCTCCTGGATGCTTATTTCCTCGTCCTCCCCCTCGGCCACCATGGTCATAGCCACCACGTCCACCTCTCCCTCCTTGTTCATGACCTCCTCGTCCTCCATATGAGGAATGTTCATAaccacctctccctcctcctcggCCTCCTGCTTGCTGCTGGGGGCCATCTTGTCTTTTCTGCCACGGCGGCATCTCTGGGGGCGGAGGTTCAATTTCATTAGGTCTGCCACCTCTGTCAGGCACCCTGCCCATCAGCACCTATGTGATAAGAACAATAATGTAAGCTTCTCATTTTACTGACAGGGCAATGCATGTGAAAGGAAATCAAAAGCGCTCTAGTCACCTTATTAATGGCACAGGCAGTCTTTTCTCTTATGGACCCACTGCTTGTCCTTAAAATCTTTGACAAGTCTTGTCTGGCAGCCAAAAGATGAGCAACAGAAATATTACCTTTAGGAGACAAGACTGAACGCTTTGGCTGGTAAACCTTAGCTAATTTTTCTGTCTGACTCTGTTGAAACAAAAGTGTTCAAAGACAAATGTTAAAACTCAGAATGGGGTGCAGAAAACAAACACTACAACTAAAAAGATTAAAGATCTGATGAGGAGTTTACTGGGTTGGTTCCAGATGGTAGGAAATAGTTTTAAACTCTGTACTGTTTCCCGTACTTAAGAATTACCTTGTACAAATACAGCTGCCAGACTTGTTGACACAGCAGGCAATGGAGGCGGGGCTGGGCTCACCTGGAAGCATTCCAGGTGTGTAGGGACTGTGTCTAACAAACAATGACTTCAGCGTACCTTAGCTCTGTCAGACCAGCCAAAGGACTGGACAGTGACATCCAGACGTTTGATGAGCAGCTTCCTCCGGACTTCATATTCATTTGCTATGGCTTGGTTAATGGCTTCTATCTTTTCCTAAAGCACAATTTAAGCAACCAGTTAGGATTTACATATGTGCTTGATCTTTTGTtcttaaagaagaaactgaagcttTCACAAGTGACTCCCCAGAATTCCCCACACACGGTTCTTCCCACTGGCCAATATGTGAATGGTTAGTAAAGTGACAGGACAGAAAAGTTAGTCTCAAAACAATAATATATGTAAAGTAAGAATTCTTGGTTAGCTTTCCCATAATTCACTGCATGAAGTTGGTTCAGCTCAGGCCGGTTTGGATCCATCtggcaattagaaaaaaaatgcttcactTATACCAAACTGCATTTAGTGAGTGaatgaaatatttacaaattatgAGATAAGTGGCTTCAaatcatacacaaataaaaatgtattcttcaTAAATCTGGAGGTTCCCCAAAATATCAAGGATGTCCATGTAGCAAATGACATATCAGAAAATGTAACTTAAGTCAGCGGTAATCACAgtatttggaaggctgaggcaagaggactgcCACTAatgtgaggccaacctgggctatgagTGTTGACATAAAAGCCCTGACATAAAGGATGGTTCCTTAGGAAGCTGACTCAGGAGGATCACGACTCACCCAGTGGGCTGGTCCCATCGGCTTCTTCAATAGCGGCTTTCCCACATGATTAGGTGGAACTTTTGCTAATGTTTCCTTTAACTGAcacaaaaacaaattaatgaataaaaaaaaatctaaaagtaatACGTATCTTCCTCATTACCCAATTCCCATCATATCTTGCCATCAAAAGAAGAATCCTGACAGAGGCAAAGGTGGAGGCAGTTTTGAAACATAAATGTAAAGACCCGTGAGATAAGACACTGGCTTGTCCCACTCCTCCGTGACTAGAGAAGCATGGATCCTTCACTGGACCTGAGCAGTGCCTGACGCCAGTGGGCACTGAATGAGCATTAgctgaatggatgaatgaacacAGAGAATACGGACTACAGACACACTGTTGTGCCCCACAGCGTTCACCCCACGGTGAAAGGGAGTCCAGCAGATATGCAGACAGGAAATAACTTTATACAACAAAAACCATTTTCTTTTACTcatccatttttaaattaaaatggctTGTTCCTAATaatttacacatatatgcatacatatatatatacataaatcagTATTCTGTTGATAATGTGTGGCATAAAAGTGATTCTATTTCCCCACACTATGTTAGTAGCCAGCAAATGGAGTTTGCTAGTTGGAATATACAGACCCAAAGCAACTGGATTAGAAAACAGAACTTATTAATGTCCTTTTCTGTCCAGTCAGTAGGGGGAAGCatagtaataatgataaaagctaTAGAAATCACCTCAAAGTTCAATCATTTTATAAAGGACTTAAGAATCTTAGTTATTTTTACATTATATCTAGCTTACTTCAGCTTTTAAACCAAAGT
It includes:
- the Fam98a gene encoding protein FAM98A, which gives rise to MRECTRCRREGSLTTRKFEYHSSMECDLMETDILESLEDLGYKGPLLDDGALLQAASAGAASPEFTKLCAWLVSELRVLCKLEENVQATNSPSEAEEFQLEVSGLLGEMNCPYPSLTSGDVTKRLLVQKNCLLLLTYLISELEAARMLCVNAPPKKAQEGGGSEVFQELKGICIALGMSKPPANITMFQFFSGIEKKLKETLAKVPPNHVGKPLLKKPMGPAHWEKIEAINQAIANEYEVRRKLLIKRLDVTVQSFGWSDRAKSQTEKLAKVYQPKRSVLSPKGNISVAHLLAARQDLSKILRTSSGSIREKTACAINKVLMGRVPDRGGRPNEIEPPPPEMPPWQKRQDGPQQQAGGRGGGRGGYEHSSYGGRGGHEQGGRGGRGGYDHGGRGGGRGNKHPGGWTDGGSGSGGGYQDGSYRESGFQPGGYHSGHSSGYQGGGYGGFQASSYTGSGYQGGGYQQDNRYQDGGHHGERGSGRGGRGGRGGRGGRGSQGGGWGGRGSQTYHQGGQFEQHFQHGGYQYSHSGFGQGRHYTS